The following proteins are encoded in a genomic region of Nicotiana sylvestris chromosome 4, ASM39365v2, whole genome shotgun sequence:
- the LOC104236219 gene encoding hsp70 nucleotide exchange factor FES1, with translation MGRLIFIAVLLVVIAEIASAHLVEVPAAKEEGDELGAMGLNFKEEEIDGGFSSLDGMLQWAIGHSDPGVLKERSEVFQRMSPEELKERQTEIKELVEKLKMPSDAQLMQIAVNDLDNSSLPLEHHQRALEELLVLVEHIDNAIDLHKFGGFSVLLRKLDHFEPEIRTAAAWVLGKASQNNPVVQKQVLELGALPMLMKMMKSHSTEEAIKALFAVSALIRNNLIGQDMFYQEAGHAMLQEVLSNSKLDIRLHKKSLFLIADLADGQLENENTTAVPFFSNRLLLKAVVDSMASSDLDLQEKALYAIKNILLLRSTEIQVFKDFCKLNEALERTRQQLQQFMVEDDLREYATDLEGLRKEVELTFLQKLDKVTQAAR, from the exons ATGGGGCGGTTGATTTTTATAGCAGTTTTGTTGGTCGTAATTGCAGAAATTGCAAGTGCACATCTTGTTGAAGTACCTGCAGCTAAGGAGGAGGGAGATGAATTGGGTGCCATGGGGTTGAATTTCAAAGAAGAGGAAATTGATGGTGGTTTCTCTTCTTTAGATGGAATGTTACAATGGGCTATAG GACATTCGGATCCTGGAGTACTAAAAGAAAGATCAGAAGTTTTTCAACGCATGTCTCCCGAGGAGCTAAAGGAGCGCCAGACTGAAATAAAG gaACTGGTGGAGAAGCTAAAAATGCCCTCAGATGCGCAGTTGATGCAGATTGCAGTTAATGATTTAGATAATTCATCACTGCCTCTGGAGCATCATCAGCGTGCTTTAGAGGAGCTGTTGGTACTTGTTGAGCATATTGATAATGCAATCG ATCTGCATAAATTTGGAGGCTTCAGTGTACTTTTAAGAAAGCTTGATcattttgaaccagaaattaggACTGCTGCTGCATGGGTTCTTGGCAAAGCCAGTCAAAATAACCCAGTTGTTCAGAAGCAG GTCCTGGAGCTTGGGGCATTGCCAATGCTGATGAAGATGATGAAATCTCACTCCACTGAAGAAGCAATAAAAGCCCTTTTTGCTGTTTCAGCACTAATCAGAAATAATTTGATTGGCCAAGATATGTTTTATCAGGAAGCTGGACATGCAATGCTTCAG GAGGTTCTTAGCAATTCAAAGCTGGATATCAGGTTGCATAAGAAATCACTGTTTCTTATTGCTGATTTGGCCGATGGTCAACTGGAGAATGAGAATACCACGGCGGTACCCTTTTTCAGCAACCGGTTGTTACTGAAAGCCGTGGTTGATTCAATGGCGTCGAGTGATCTTGATCTCCAGGAAAAG GCCCTTTACGCAATTAAAAACATACTACTACTTAGATCGACTGAAATTCAAGTTTTCAAGGACTTCTGTAAATTGAATGAGGCACTTGAAAGGACGAGGCAACAGTTGCAGCAGTTTATGGTAGAAGATGACCTTAGAGAATATGCAACGGATTTGGAAGGTCTTCGCAAAGAAGTTGAGCTAACTTTCCTTCAAAAGCTGGATAAG GTTACACAAGCTGCGAGATGA
- the LOC104236218 gene encoding DNA repair RAD52-like protein 2, chloroplastic produces MLAHCTKSTFPPAESYLTTPRFSNPRRRPASELHFGSLNNFPTRVSKVQVKALDRNNNNNTGDGGASKNAVSSSSNTNYVVPLDKSSSSCITRPLAEILRDLNKRIADNIIKANDGDDNSTFIPWYHANRMLSFYAPGWCGEVRDVIFSDNGSVTVVYRVTIRGSDGEAHRESTGTVSPGNGPSTDLVAAAEEIAFCRACARFGLGLYLYH; encoded by the exons ATGCTCGCGCATTGCACAAAGTCCACCTTCCCGCCGGCGGAATCTTACCTAACAACTCCGCGGTTCTCAAATCCACGGCGGAGACCGGCGTCGGAACTTCATTTTGGCTCGCTCAATAATTTTCCTACTAGAGTGTCGAAAGTGCAAGTCAAGGCTTTGGaccgtaacaacaacaacaacaccggTGACGGCGGCGCTAGTAAGAACGCCGTTTCATCGTCTTCGAATACGAACTACGTTGTGCCGTTAGACAAGTCGTCATCCTCTTGCATTACTCGTCCTTTAGCTGAGATCTTACGTGACCTCAACAAGAGAATCGCTGATAATATCATTAAAGCTAATGATGGTGATGATAATTCCACCTTTATCCCCTG GTACCACGCGAACCGGATGTTGAGCTTCTATGCTCCAG GCTGGTGTGGAGAAGTGAGAGATGTTATTTTCTCAGATAATGGAAGTGTAACAGTTGTTTATCGTGTCACTATACGAGGATCAGATGGAGAG GCACACCGCGAATCAACAGGGACAGTATCACCAGGCAATGGCCCTAGCACAGATCTGGTTGCTGCTGCTGAGGAGATAGCATTTTGCAGAGCATGTGCTCGTTTTGGGCTTGGCTTGTATCTGTATCATTAA